In the genome of Triticum urartu cultivar G1812 chromosome 5, Tu2.1, whole genome shotgun sequence, one region contains:
- the LOC125506299 gene encoding protein NRT1/ PTR FAMILY 5.6-like, which produces MRKQQGLSGGGHGVGDGDGEWDKWVDDSSVDHRGRPPLRAATGSWKAAMFIILIEFSERLSYFGIATSLMIYLTKVLHQDMKVAAVNSQYWMSVTTLMPLLGGFVADAYLGRFRTVLLSTAVYLLGLVLLAVAQLVPGLRPDGASVPRVHETLFFVGIYLVSVGTGGHKPALESFGADQFDDGHAGERLQKMSYFNWWNCALCSGVLLGVTVVVYIQERIGWGAATVLLAAVMGCSLVVYLAGWRTYRYRVPQGSPLTPLLRVVVAAVMKRRLQLPADAGQLYEEDDGKKRLLCHTDQLRCLDKAAIFEHGGEVWRGAWRLATVTQVEETKLVVSMVPIWVATLPFGMAAAQVSTFFIKQGMAMDRHLGPHFVLPPASVFALAAVAMIATVALFDKVLEPCLRRATGAERGISVLRRIGIGMAFAVVAMAVAAVVERRRLDSKVTMSVFWLVPQFALMGVGDGFALVGLQEYFYDQMPETMRSLGIGLYLSVIGAGSFLSSQLIAAASRVSSHGGRRDGWFGKDLSRSRLDLFYWLLAGISAANLGFYVLVAIRYSYKQQTAKAGRVGVEKDVAGVNSPYNHKCVAQGSAFGV; this is translated from the exons ATGAGGAAGCAGCAGGGTTTAagcggcggcggccatggcgtCGGCGACGGAGATGGGGAGTGGGACAAATGGGTGGACGACTCCTCCGTCGACCACCGCGGCCGCCCGCCCCTCCGCGCCGCCACCGGCTCATGGAAGGCCGCCATGTTCATCATCC TGATCGAGTTCAGCGAGCGGCTGAGCTACTTCGGCATCGCCACCAGCCTCATGATCTACCTCACCAAGGTGCTGCACCAGGACATGAAGGTCGCCGCCGTGAACTCCCAGTACTGGATGAGCGTCACCACCCTTATGCCCCTCCTCGGCGGCTTCGTCGCCGACGCCTACCTCGGCCGCTTCCGCACCGTCCTCCTCTCCACCGCCGTCTACCTCCTCGGCCTCGTCCTGCTCGCGGTGGCTCAGCTGGTGCCGGGCCTCAGACCGGACGGCGCCTCCGTGCCGCGGGTTCACGAGACGCTCTTCTTCGTCGGGATCTACCTCGTGTCCGTCGGCACCGGCGGACACAAGCCGGCGCTCGAGAGCTTCGGCGCTGACCAGTTCGACGACGGCCACGCCGGCGAGCGGCTGCAGAAGATGTCCTACTTCAACTGGTGGAACTGCGCGCTCTGCTCCGGGGTCCTGCTCGGGGTCACCGTCGTCGTCTATATCCAGGAGCGGATCGGATGGGGCGCCGCCACCGTGCTCCTCGCCGCCGTCATGGGTTGCTCCCTCGTCGTCTACCTCGCGGGGTGGCGGACGTACCGGTACAGGGTGCCGCAGGGCAGCCCCCTCACGCCGTTGCTGCGGGTTGTCGTGGCCGCGGTCATGAAGCGGCGCCTTCAGCTGCCAGCCGACGCCGGCCAGCTGTACGAGGAGGACGACGGCAAGAAGAGGCTGCTCTGCCACACCGACCAGCTCCGGTGTCTCGACAAGGCGGCAATCTTTGAGCATGGTGGCGAGGTCTGGCGCGGGGCGTGGCGTCTGGCGACGGTGACGCAGGTGGAGGAGACGAAGCTGGTGGTGTCGATGGTGCCCATCTGGGTGGCCACGCTCCCGTTcgggatggcggcggcgcaggtgTCCACCTTCTTCATCAAGCAGGGCATGGCCATGGACCGCCACCTCGGCCCACACTTCGTGCTCCCGCCGGCGTCCGTCTTCGCGCTTGCCGCCGTGGCCATGATCGCCACCGTGGCGCTCTTCGACAAGGTGCTCGAGCCGTGCCTTCGCCGCGCCACGGGCGCCGAGCGCGGGATCAGCGTCCTCAGGCGCATCGGCATCGGCATGGCGTTCGCCGTGGTGGCCATGGCCGTGGCGGCCGTCGTCGAGCGGCGCCGCCTGGACTCCAAGGTCACCATGTCGGTGTTCTGGCTGGTGCCGCAGTTCGCGCTGATGGGCGTGGGCGACGGGTTCGCGCTGGTGGGCCTGCAGGAGTACTTCTACGACCAGATGCCGGAGACGATGCGCAGCCTGGGTATCGGGCTGTACCTGAGCGTGATCGGCGCCGGGAGCTTCCTGAGCAGCCAGCTGATCGCGGCGGCGAGCCGCGTGAGCTCGCACGGCGGGCGGCGGGACGGGTGGTTCGGCAAGGACCTGAGCCGGAGCAGGCTGGACCTCTTCTACTGGCTGCTGGCCGGCATCTCCGCCGCCAACCTGGGCTTCTACGTGCTCGTCGCCATCCGGTACTCGTACAAGCAGCAGACCGCGAAGGCCGGCAGGGTCGGCGTCGAGAAGGACGTTGCCGGCGTCAATAGTCCGTACAATCACAAGTGCGTAGCACAGGGGAGCGCTTTTGGTGTATGA